The following coding sequences are from one Aggregicoccus sp. 17bor-14 window:
- a CDS encoding L-threonylcarbamoyladenylate synthase, which yields MITPETIAHAVDLLRHGGVVALPTETVYGLAANAEDELAVRRVFAIKGRPATHPLIVHLPDAAALPLWAREVPDTARRLAEAFWPGPLTLVLKRTPRATDAVTGGQDTVALRVPRHPVARAVLSALGGGLAAPSANRFGRVSPTTAAHVQADLGGDVDLVLDGGPCEVGLESTIVDLTGEAPAILRPGGLAAEALERVLGRPVPVRTSTTVRVSGSLESHYAPRAGVVLAERPEVAARVAALQAQGSRVAVLGPRELTLPAGVPRFEVPEAPEAAAQVLYARLREADAAGADVLVVCLPRAEGLGTAVRDRLARAAAPR from the coding sequence ATGATTACCCCCGAAACCATCGCACATGCGGTGGATTTGCTGCGCCACGGTGGAGTCGTTGCCCTGCCCACGGAGACCGTGTACGGCCTGGCAGCCAACGCCGAGGACGAGCTGGCCGTGCGCCGCGTCTTCGCCATCAAGGGCCGCCCCGCCACCCACCCGCTCATCGTCCACCTGCCGGACGCGGCCGCCCTGCCCCTCTGGGCGCGCGAGGTGCCCGACACGGCGCGCAGGCTCGCGGAGGCCTTCTGGCCCGGGCCGCTCACGCTCGTACTCAAGCGCACACCGCGCGCGACGGACGCCGTGACGGGAGGCCAGGACACGGTGGCGCTGCGCGTGCCGCGCCATCCCGTGGCGCGCGCGGTGCTCAGCGCGCTCGGCGGAGGGCTCGCGGCGCCGAGCGCGAATCGCTTCGGACGGGTGAGCCCGACGACGGCGGCGCACGTCCAGGCGGACCTGGGCGGCGACGTGGACCTGGTGCTGGACGGGGGCCCCTGCGAAGTGGGGCTGGAGAGCACCATCGTGGATCTCACCGGGGAGGCGCCGGCCATCCTGCGGCCCGGTGGGCTCGCGGCGGAGGCGCTGGAGCGCGTGCTGGGCCGGCCCGTGCCGGTGCGCACGTCCACCACGGTGCGCGTGTCGGGGAGCCTCGAGAGCCACTACGCGCCGCGCGCGGGCGTGGTGCTCGCAGAGCGCCCCGAGGTGGCGGCGCGCGTGGCGGCGCTGCAGGCGCAGGGTTCGCGGGTCGCGGTGCTGGGCCCGCGCGAGCTCACGCTGCCCGCGGGCGTGCCGCGCTTCGAGGTCCCCGAGGCGCCGGAGGCAGCGGCGCAGGTGCTCTATGCGCGGCTGCGTGAGGCGGATGCCGCGGGCGCGGACGTGCTGGTGGTGTGTTTGCCGCGAGCGGAGGGGCTGGGGACTGCGGTGAGGGATCGCCTCGCCCGCGCAGCGGCTCCGCGGTAA